One Cryptococcus decagattii chromosome 9, complete sequence DNA window includes the following coding sequences:
- a CDS encoding magnesium-dependent phosphatase-1, with product MPRRAACRELSPPAGSYRTVSPNNPDAFPLLVAFDLDYTLWDLWIDTHISPPLKRKGDVVNQLVDRRGQHLSFYCEVPSILAELKHRRIHVAAASRTSSPELAREALGMLLLPADEGGDHVKAISYFNTLEIYPGSKLRHFREIHRKTGIPYDQMLFFDDEHRNLEVESLGVIMQLVPGAGTDQKLWKQGLTLWRKRKGIKVDASLSEIRKK from the exons ATGCCTCGAAGAGCCGCCTGCCGCGAACTTTCACCACCTGCCGGCAGTTATCGAACAGTTTCGCCGAACAATCCAGATGCTTTTCCTCTACTTGTAGCATTCGACCTTGA TTATACACTTTGGGATCTGTGGATAGAT ACGCATATTTCTCCTCCACTCAAGCGTAAGGGAGATGTTGTTAACCAGCTCGTTGACCG GCGTGGACAACACCTCTCTTTCTACTGTGAAGTACCCTCCATCCTTGCTGAACTCAAGCACCGAAGAATACATGTAGCTGCTGCCTCGAGGACAAGCTCCCCGGAATTGGCAAGGGAAGCATTGGGAATGTTGCTTTTGCCTGCTGACGAGGGCGGTGATCATGTGAAAGCGATCTCATATTTCAATACA TTAGAGATTTATCCTG GCTCGAAACTAAGACATTTCCGCGAGATCCACCGGAAAACCGGCATTCCATATGACCAGATG CTCTTttttgatgatgaacaCCGCAATCTTGAGGTCGAATCTCTTGGTGTAATAATGCAGCTGGTGCCTGGTGCTGGAACTGATCAAAAATTATGGAAACAGGGATTAACGCTctggagaaagaggaagggtaTCAAGGTAGATGCGTCATTATCCGA GATACGTAAGAAATaa